A portion of the Haemorhous mexicanus isolate bHaeMex1 chromosome 3, bHaeMex1.pri, whole genome shotgun sequence genome contains these proteins:
- the KCNG3 gene encoding potassium voltage-gated channel subfamily G member 3 isoform X1, which produces MNFGRGPSVVLNVGGTRYSFSREVLKDFPLRRVSRLHGCLSEQDVLEVCDDYDRERNEYFFDRHSEAFGFIMLYVRHGHLRFVPHMCELSFYNEMIYWGLEGSHLDYCCQRRLDDRMSETCTYYAAEEPNGGPEGKGRRPPGPEGRKWLERMRRTFEEPTSSVAAQVLATVSILFVIVSMVVLCASTLPEWRAPENRSVEEQSRYTAESVREPSGIIEAICIGWFTAECIVRFIVSKNKCEFVRRPLNIIDLLAITPYYISVLMTVFTGENSQLQRAGVTLRVLRMMRIFWVIKLARHFIGLQTLGLTLKRCYREMVMLLVFICVAMAIFSALSQLLENGLDLGTKNKDYASIPAACWWVIISMTTVGYGDMCPITVPGRILGGICVVSGIVLLALPITFIYHSFVQCYHELKFRSARYSRSLSAEFLN; this is translated from the exons ATGAACTTTGGCCGCGGTCCCTCGGTGGTGTTGAACGTCGGGGGCACCCGGTACTCCTTCTCCCGGGAGGTGCTGAAGGATTTCCCGCTGCGCCGGGTGAGCCGCCTGCACGGCTGCCTCTCGGAGCAGGACGTTCTGGAGGTGTGCGACGACTACGACCGGGAGCGGAACGAGTACTTCTTCGACAGGCACTCGGAGGCCTTCGGCTTCATCATGCTGTACGTCCGGCACGGCCACCTGCGCTTCGTGCCGCACATGTGCGAGCTCTCCTTCTACAACGAGATGATCTACTGGGGGCTGGAGGGCTCCCACCTCGACTACTGCTGCCAGCGCCGCCTCGACGACCGCATGTCCGAGACGTGCACCTACTACGCGGCGGAGGAGCCGAATGGCGGCCCCGAGGGCAAGGGCCGGCGGCCACCGGGACCCGAGGGCAGGAAGTGGCTcgagaggatgaggaggactTTTGAGGAGCCCACGTCTTCCGTGGCCGCCCAGGTCCTGGCCACCGTCTCCATCCTCTTCGTCATTGTGTCCATGGTGGTGCTGTGCGCCAGCACCTTGCCCGAGTGGCGGGCGCCGGAGAATCGCAGcgtggaggagcagagcaggtaCACAGCAGAGTCAGTGAGGGAGCCCTCAGG GATAATTGAAGCTATCTGCATAGGCTGGTTTACTGCAGAATGCATTGTGAGGTTCATCGTCTCCAAAAACAAGTGTGAGTTTGTCAGAAGACCTCTCAACATCATTGATTTGCTGGCAATTACTCCTTACTACATCTCTGTTCTAATGACAGTTTTCACAGGGGAAAATTCACAGCTTCAGAGGGCTGGAGTCACCTTGAGGGTCTTAAGAATGATGAGAATCTTTTGGGTGATTAAACTGGCCCGTCATTTCATTGGCCTTCAAACACTTGGTCTGACTCTGAAGCGTTGTTACAGAGAGATGGTGATGCTACTTGTCTTTATCTGTGTTGCTATGGCAATTTTCAGTGCACTTTCACAGCTTCTTGAAAATGGGCTGGACTTGGGAACAAAGAATAAGGATTATGccagcattcctgctgcttGTTGGTGGGTGATCATCTCGATGACCACAGTTGGTTACGGTGACATGTGTCCCATCACTGTACCAGGAAGGATTCTTGGAGGAATTTGTGTGGTTAGTGGCATCGTTTTATTAGCCCTGCCAATCACTTTCATTTATCACAGCTTTGTGCAATGCTACCATGAGCTCAAGTTCCGATCTGCTAGGTACAGTAGAAGCCTCTCGGCTGAATTCTTAAATTGA
- the KCNG3 gene encoding potassium voltage-gated channel subfamily G member 3 isoform X2: MNFGRGPSVVLNVGGTRYSFSREVLKDFPLRRVSRLHGCLSEQDVLEVCDDYDRERNEYFFDRHSEAFGFIMLYVRHGHLRFVPHMCELSFYNEMIYWGLEGSHLDYCCQRRLDDRMSETCTYYAAEEPNGGPEGKGRRPPGPEGRKWLERMRRTFEEPTSSVAAQVLATVSILFVIVSMVVLCASTLPEWRAPENRSVEEQSRIIEAICIGWFTAECIVRFIVSKNKCEFVRRPLNIIDLLAITPYYISVLMTVFTGENSQLQRAGVTLRVLRMMRIFWVIKLARHFIGLQTLGLTLKRCYREMVMLLVFICVAMAIFSALSQLLENGLDLGTKNKDYASIPAACWWVIISMTTVGYGDMCPITVPGRILGGICVVSGIVLLALPITFIYHSFVQCYHELKFRSARYSRSLSAEFLN; this comes from the exons ATGAACTTTGGCCGCGGTCCCTCGGTGGTGTTGAACGTCGGGGGCACCCGGTACTCCTTCTCCCGGGAGGTGCTGAAGGATTTCCCGCTGCGCCGGGTGAGCCGCCTGCACGGCTGCCTCTCGGAGCAGGACGTTCTGGAGGTGTGCGACGACTACGACCGGGAGCGGAACGAGTACTTCTTCGACAGGCACTCGGAGGCCTTCGGCTTCATCATGCTGTACGTCCGGCACGGCCACCTGCGCTTCGTGCCGCACATGTGCGAGCTCTCCTTCTACAACGAGATGATCTACTGGGGGCTGGAGGGCTCCCACCTCGACTACTGCTGCCAGCGCCGCCTCGACGACCGCATGTCCGAGACGTGCACCTACTACGCGGCGGAGGAGCCGAATGGCGGCCCCGAGGGCAAGGGCCGGCGGCCACCGGGACCCGAGGGCAGGAAGTGGCTcgagaggatgaggaggactTTTGAGGAGCCCACGTCTTCCGTGGCCGCCCAGGTCCTGGCCACCGTCTCCATCCTCTTCGTCATTGTGTCCATGGTGGTGCTGTGCGCCAGCACCTTGCCCGAGTGGCGGGCGCCGGAGAATCGCAGcgtggaggagcagagcag GATAATTGAAGCTATCTGCATAGGCTGGTTTACTGCAGAATGCATTGTGAGGTTCATCGTCTCCAAAAACAAGTGTGAGTTTGTCAGAAGACCTCTCAACATCATTGATTTGCTGGCAATTACTCCTTACTACATCTCTGTTCTAATGACAGTTTTCACAGGGGAAAATTCACAGCTTCAGAGGGCTGGAGTCACCTTGAGGGTCTTAAGAATGATGAGAATCTTTTGGGTGATTAAACTGGCCCGTCATTTCATTGGCCTTCAAACACTTGGTCTGACTCTGAAGCGTTGTTACAGAGAGATGGTGATGCTACTTGTCTTTATCTGTGTTGCTATGGCAATTTTCAGTGCACTTTCACAGCTTCTTGAAAATGGGCTGGACTTGGGAACAAAGAATAAGGATTATGccagcattcctgctgcttGTTGGTGGGTGATCATCTCGATGACCACAGTTGGTTACGGTGACATGTGTCCCATCACTGTACCAGGAAGGATTCTTGGAGGAATTTGTGTGGTTAGTGGCATCGTTTTATTAGCCCTGCCAATCACTTTCATTTATCACAGCTTTGTGCAATGCTACCATGAGCTCAAGTTCCGATCTGCTAGGTACAGTAGAAGCCTCTCGGCTGAATTCTTAAATTGA